CCACGGCGCCGATGCCGCCGAACAGGATGACCAGGGTCCGGTTACGGTTGGCGTTGGCCAGGATAATGCGGTTCTGGTCGCGGATCTGCTGCCGGAACCAGGCCTTGAATTCGGCGCCGATCTGGTGGGCTTCCTTCTCCAGCTGCAGCAGAACGTTGCCCCAGGTCCGGATCCCTTCCCCCTTGGTGCCCAGGGCCATCTCCTGCAGGTAGGCGATGGCGGCGACCCGGAACCGGCCGAGCTTTTCGCCGAAGTCGGTGATCAGTTTGCGGCTTTTGTCTTCCGGAAGCTGTTTCTGCAGTTCGGCGATCTTCGCCTGCAGCTGTTTGATTTCTGTCAGCAGCAGTTTTGGATCGCTCCGTTCCTCGATGATCATCGAGGTCATCTGTCCGCGGATATCCAGAAAATCGGTCAGGATGGCATCGGCGCTTTCCAGGTGCTGGCGATAGGTTTCCAGCGTCTGCAGGCGCTGATCCATGGTACTGGCCTGGTAGATGCCGCTGCCGACCATCACCATGATGATGATCACGAGCAGGCCGAGACCGAAGTTGCGGATAGCCCGGTGTGACAGTCCGGAACGCATGGGCCGTCCCCTACTTGAAGACCAGGGTCAGGGGTTCGGAAATGCGCCCCTGGCCGTACAGGTGCGGCTTGCTCTTGTCGACCGGTTTGCCGTAGAGACCGTAGATCGAAACCCCGAACAGGTACTTGCCGCCCTTGTCGAACTGGACGTCGTCGGCATGACCGGTCTGCAGCTTGCGGGCGAATTCGATGGTCCAGGTGCCGTCGGCCCAGATCCCCTTGGCCCTGACGTCGGCCCGGCTGCCGTTCGGCTGGCGGATCTGGTACTGCGGCTGGATATCGCCCTCGTACCTGGTCAGAATCCGTTTTTTCGTGGTCGAGGTTCCTTCGTCGCCGAGCCGTTGCAGGAACTTCTGCGTGCCGGACTTGCTGGTGATCGCCTTGGCCTTGGGGGCCGCCTTGACCGACAGGACATGGTGCTTGTCGTCGGCGTAACCGGCAGGATTGGTGCGATTGGCCTTCCAGTACCAGACGTCCGCCCGGTAGTTGTCATCGGAGAAGTTGGACAGGTCGACCGGGTGGTCTTCCAGGTTCCACTTGAAGACGAAGCTGTCCTCGCGCTGGGGACCGAGCATGTAGGCCTCGAGATCGCTGTCCCAGACCCAGGGCTTGTGCAGCTCGTTGGGCTGGTCGTCGGCGAAGCGGACCAGGAAATAGATCATGTCCCCGCAGGTTACGCTTTTCAGCCGGATGTCGGTATCCGCGACCTGGTCATGGATTTTGATCTCGGGTGCGGCGCGCCAGGCCGGATCGTCGGCCCGGCCGTCCACGACCGGTGCGGTGTCGACCGTGACGGCGGTGACCGTTTGCGCGGCCAGGGCGGTTTGGGAGCAGAGCAGCAGGCTGCCGGTGAGCAGAAGCAGGGCTTGACGGAACATGATGGACCTCCTGGAACAAAATTGCTGTGAGCGGCGTGAAAAACTCCTTGATCGGTACGAGCACGCCGGTTCGAGACGATGCAGCAAATACCGGCTGGAATCTCCTTCGATCAAGCAAAAAACGGGCCGTTTCAGTTGCCGGGGCAAAGCCGCAAGGCGGTGTCTGGTGCATGCAGATAATAATCGAAATACCTGTTATTTCAAGGAACAATGACTCGGAGCTGAATCCACCGGGCCAGGGACGGGCCGGGCTGCGTTCCGGTCGGGAATGGTCCTGAATCGTCTCCCGGTGACAATTTGCGCGGAGGTCAGAAATGCCAGGCCAGAAACAGGCCACCGCTGTCTTCGAACTGGCCGAATTCGCTGCGCGGGACGGCCACCGGCAGTGGGGCGGCCTGGCGCGGCTTCTCGCCCCGGAAAAGGGTCCAGAAGAGCTGCAGCTCCAGGTTGTCGGCCAGGGAGAGGACCGTCAGCGGACGCAGCTGCCAGGAGGCGTCGCCCAGGTTCCAGATCAGCAGGCCGCGCAGTTCGACCAGGGGGTGCGCCCGCCAGGCGGGAGCGGCCAGCAGGTAGTGGTGGCCGGCGAGAAAGATCATCCCTTCGGCGAAGGGGGCGGAGGCATAGACCCTGGGGTAGTCTTCCGGGTTGCCGGTTCCGGCCCCGTTGTAGAGATAGTCGACCAGCAGGGACAGGTCGCCGGCGAAGCGGTACCAGAGTTCGACCCCGGCCAGGCCGAACGTCTCTTTCGGGTCGCCGCCGGTGCGTCCGACCCGCCGGCCACGAAAGAGACTCGCTTCGACCCGCCAGCCCAGACCGCCGAGATCGCCCGCCAGTCCGACGCCGGCCATGGGACGGTCTCGCAGGCTGCCGGCGAGTCCGAGCAGATCGATGCCCGCCACCTGGCCGCTGCCCGATACCAGATAGCTGTTCAGGCGTGCTTCCCGGCCGAAGACCAGATGCAGCCCGAGGTCGTCGCCGGAAGGAAGAAAATGCCGGATGCGGATGGCATCGACGCCGGGGCGAAACTCGCTGTCGATGACATCCGGCGCGAAAGGCGCGACAACGTCGAGGGGAGAGAAGAGGACGATGCGGCCGAAGCCGATCGCCTGCCTGCCCAGACTCAGGGCGTTGTCGGTCCCTTCCCAGTTCAGGCGCAGCCGGTCGACGGCGGTGTAGGCGCGGCCGTGGCCGCTGGTGTCGTGAGCGGTTTCCAGGTCGAGGCGCCGGTTGGCGTTGGCGGTCGGATCGCCGGCCGGAAACGGGGGAGAGGCAAAGCTGCGGAAGTGTTCGGCGGCCAGCTCCAGGGACCAGTCCGTTGTCGGTCGCAGGGTCGTGCCCAGACGCAGGCTGCCGCTGAGCAGGGTCGCCTGCGGCAGCTGGTCGGAGGCGGCGTGCGGCTGCCGCAGGCCGAAGACTTTGGCGACGCCTTGCAGCTGCGCGAAGGCGTTCGTGCCGCCGACGGCGAAAAACAGCAGCAGGATCGCCGCCGCGCGGATCATGGCCGCCGTCGGTCCTCGATCAGACGGCCGTCGCGCAGGGTGATGACCCGCCGTGCCCGTTCAATGACCTGCGGATCGTGGGAAGAAAAGACGAAGGTCATGCCGTCTTCCCGGTTGAGCTGGCGCATCAGCTCCAGCAGTTCGCGGCTGTTGGTGGAGTCGAGGTTGGCGGTCGGTTCGTCGGCCAGAACCAGCGATGGCCTGGCGGCGATGGCCCGCGCCACGGCGACTCGCTGCTGCTGGCCGCCGGAAAGATCGTCCGGGCGACGGTTTTCCAGGCCGGCGATGCCGAGGCGTTCGAAGATCTCCATCACCCGCCGTCGGCGTTCCGCCGGGGAAACGCCCTGCAGCATGAGGGTGAATTCGGCGTTTTCCAGCGCGGTCAGCACCGGAATCAGGTTGTAGGACTGGAAGATGAAGCCGATGTGATCGCGCCGGAAGTCGGCGAGCTTCGCCGTCGACTGGCTGCCGACGTCCTGGCCGTCGATGAGCACCCGTCCCGATGTCGGCTGGTCGAGACAGCCGATCAGATTGAGCAGGGTGGTCTTGCCGCTGCCGGACGGGCCGGCCAGCACGGTGAATTCGCCGGCCTCGATGCGGGTCGAAAAATCGACCACGGCCGGAACGTTGCGGTTGCCGGAGCGGTAGGTCTTGCCGACCTTGTCGAGTTCGATCAGGGGCATGGTCTGTAGAATATAGCCGCAAGCTGCAGGTTGCAAGTAACAGGCTGAAATCGGCAAAGGGCCATCAGCCCTTCGCCTTTCGCCGATTTGACATCCCCCTCCTTTTCAAACCTTCCTCATCGCCTCCGCCGGCCTGATTCGCCCGGCCCGGTGGGCCGGGTAGAGGCCCGCCAGCAGCGACAGCACGACCACGTAGACGGCGATGCGAAGCATGTAGCCGAAATCCCAGGTGGCGCGCAGCACCGGGTCGAAGACGACGCCGCCGAATTCGAGGTTTTCCGGCAGAAACCGGCGCAGGTCGATGCCGATTTCTGCGAGATAGAGGGTGGCCAGCGCCCCGAGCAGCGAGCCGACCAGACCGGCGAAACCGCCGAGCAGCAGCCCCTCGAACAGGACCAGCCTTCGCAGTCGCGCCGGGCTGCTGCCGATGGCGAGCAGGACGCCGAATTCCCGCTGGCGTTCCATGACCGACATCAGCTGGGTGTTGACCACGCCGATGGCCACGATCAGCAGAATGATCAGAAAGATGAATTTCTGGCTGGCGTAGTCGAGCTTGATGGCGTTGGCCAAATTCGGCATGGCCAGGTCCCAGGGGACCAGGCCGAGTTCGTTGCGGCCCTCGAGCAGGCTGGCGACGGCCGGCGCGACCTGCCGGTCGCGTTCGGCAGTGTCGAGAATGACGGCCAGTTCGTGGATCGTCCCCGGTTGGCCGGCGAGGTTCGCCACCCGTTCGCGTCCGGCCATGACCAGGCTGCCGTCGATCTCCCGCAAGCCGGTTCGGATCACGGCACCGACGCGGAAGAGTTCGCTGGCCAGCTCGCCGTCGGTCCGCTGCACGGTGATCACCAGCTTCTGCCCCGGTTTCAGCTTCAGTTCACGCAGCAGCCGTTCGCCGATGATCACCTTTCGGCTGTCCGCCCGGCTGAACGGCTCTCCGGCAATCCGCTGTTTCAGAAAGGGATTGACCGCCCGTTCGGCGGCCGGATCGACGCCGGTCAGGACGATGCCGCGGCTTTCGCGGCTCGACTGGGCCAGCCCCGCCAGGTAGATGCGCGGCAGCACCGCGGTCACGCCGGGCAGGGCGGCGATATCGGCCGGCAGCCTTTTCGGGGACCAGAGCAGGCGTTCGTCGCGGGATTGCAGATAGCCCCGGTGGTAGATGGCGAGATGGCCGCTGCCGGCCCGCACGCCGTTGTCGATCATCTGTCGGTAGACGCCGTGCGAGAGGTTGTGAAAGGCCTGCACCAGGGTGACGCTCAGGGCGACCGCGGCCAGGGTGATCAGGGTGCGGCGGCGGTTGCGCCAGATGTTCTTCCAGGCCAGGTGCAGCAGGGGAGCGCGTTTCAGGTCAGTCATGACGCAGCGCCTCCACCGGTTTCAGCCGGGCGGCGCGCCGGGCCGGAGGCAGCCCGGCGGCGAGGCTGACCAGAAACAGGCTCAGGGCCGGCAGCCAGAAATTGGCAGCGACGAACTCGGCGTGCAGCCGGGGCAGGATGGTGCCGCCGCCGTAGGTGACCGCCGTCAGGGTTGCCGAAAGGTCGATGCCGACGGCGGCCATGGGCCAGGTCAGCAGCAGGCCCAGCGCCGTGCCGCCGGCGAGGCCGATCAGGCCCAGCAGGCCGGCCTCGAGCAGAATCAGCGAGAGGATACGCCGCGGGCGCATGCCGAGGGCGGAGAGGATGCCGAATTCCCGGCTGCGCTCGAGCACCGACATGAAGAAGGTGTTGAGGATGCCGAGGGCGGTGGCGGCGTAGAGGATGAGCACGATGATCATGCGGCTGACGTCGAAGGAGGCGACGGCTTCGCGCATCTCCGGCAGCAGCCGGCCCCAGTCGAGAATTTCGAGCTCCGGATCGACCAGGGTGCGCAGTGCCGCCGCCGTCTTTTCGGCTTCCAGCGGATCGGCGATGCGCAGGGAGATTTCGTGCACCCGTCCGGGCAGAACCAGGAAGTTCTGCAGCCAGGCGAGCTGGCAGAGAACGAGATTGTTGTCCCGTCGGCTGTCGCCGGTGGCGAAGATGCCGGTGATCCGCAGCAGGTCGTTGGCCAGCGACCCGTCGGCGGCCTGGGTGAACAGAACCAGGCTGTCGCCGACTTTCAGACCCAGCTTTTCCGCAAGTCCCCTGCCGATGAGAGCCTGGCCGGTGCCGCCGGCATTCAGGGGAGCGCCCTGTTCGAGCTGGTGCGACAGGGTGGTGACCCGCACTTCGGCCCCCGGGTCGACGCCGAGCAGTTCGACCGGCCGGCTGGCTTTGGCGCCGGAAGCCAGGCCGAAGCCGCGCAGGCGCGGAGAGAAGCCGAGAATCTCCGGTCGTCGGCGCAGAATTTCGAGCAGGGGGACGGGGTCGAGGGTGGCGTAGAGATCGTGACTGTCCTGGTAGCCCCGGGCCGAGATGACGACATGACCGTGGTACTGCTCGGTGGCCGAGGCGAGCATGTCGTCCAGCATGCCGGAAAAGATGCCCAGGGCGAGGATCAGCAGTGACGAGCTGAGAATCATGGCCGACAGGGTCAGCTGGGTGCGGCGGCGGTTGCGCCAGAGATTGCGGTAGGCGGTGGCCAGCAGCATGGGTCAGGGCATTCTGAGCTGCCGGCGGGAGAAGAAGGTGCGGTCGATGTCGACGTCGAAACGCAGCTTGCGGTATTCGAGGACGGTCTGTTCGTCCGGTTGGTCGAGGGGTTGTACCCGCATGCGCAGGGGAATCTGACGGTTGCCGATCTTGGTGACCCGGTCGAAGCCGATGCTGCGGACCCTGACGCCTTCTTCGTCGAAATAGTCGATCTGTACCGGCACCCGGCGTTTCTTCTCCACCCGATAGACGATCCGGCCCCAGATGACCGCGGCGTTTGGCTTCGGCAGGCCCTCGATGGTCCAGGTCTGCGCGTCTTCGGCCAGCAGGCGAAAATCGTAGTCCTCGTCGATGTGCGCCGCCTTGACTAGGTCGTTGTTGGTGATGTGGCTGCCCATCCACGAGCCGCCCATCATCGACGGCGGGATGCGGATGGTGCGGTCGACCTTCGGCAGGTAGTTCCAGACCTCCCGTCCGATCTTCAGGGTCGCCACGTCGCGCTCTTTCGCCGGCGCCAGAATGCGCACCAGGAAATGGTCGCGGCCGAGGGACCAGGCGTGCATCTCGGTGGTGCGGGTCCAGTGCGCGGTCCGCACCTGCATGACCATGATCGCCTCGGAGGAAACGCCCATGTACTGGTCCTCGACCTCGCGGATGAGCTGGCGCATGTCCATGGCCGACGCCGTCGGGGGCACAAGTAGAAGCAGAAACAGCAAAAGCTGGATGGATCGCGTCATGGCCGGTTCGGAAAGTAAACGTTTCAGGGTGACGGGGTGATTATAGCAGGAAAACGGCGGCCGGGTGCTTGACCTCGCATTCCCCCTGCATTAGATTGCCTCATCGACGAACAGGACGTCGAAAAGCTATGGCCTGCCCTCATCGCTTTTCCACGCCCTGTCACGAATTTCATGCCCTGCCAAGGATGACAGGAGATTCATGACCGGCAAGAACGAAACCACGCGGCGGGTGGGGCATCTCGCCCTGTTGCGCAAACCGTCCCGCCTGACGGCGAAGGAGTACAACGCGCTGCCGTTCGAGGAGCGCCTGGCACTGGTACAGGAGGCTTCCGGCAAGAGGAAGTACGACCTGATCATCGATGCGGCCGACGCGCCGGCCATTGTCGAGCGGCTGCCGCTTCAGGAGATCTATCTGCTGGCCCGTGAGCTCGGCCCTGAGGACATGACCGAGCTGCTGGCGCTGGCCACTCCCGAGCAGGTAACCGGGCTGATCGATCTCGACTGCTGGACGCAGGACCGGCTGAACGGGAAGGATGCCCTGGCCTGGCTGGCGGCGTTGGCCGAGGCCGGCGACGAGCAGGTTCTCAGGGTATTGACCGGCATGGATTTCGAGCTGCTGGCCCTGATGGTCGGCAAGTGGGTCCGGGTCACCTACACCCCGGACGATATCGAGGACGAAGAGGAGCGCAAGGCCCTCATCGCCCGCGACGGCGGTTACGGCATCGAATACCGCGACAGCGAAACCGCCAAGCAGGTCGGGTATCTGCTCAACCTCCTCTTCCGGCACGATCCGGCCGTCTACTGGCGGCTGATGGAGACGGTGCGCGGTGAGCCGGAATCGGCGCTGGAGGAGGACGTGTTCCGCTGGCGCAACGGCCGGCTGCTCGACCAGGGCTTCCCCGAGCCGTTCGAGGCGCAGGTCATCTACGCCTGGCTCGATCCCGACAGGGCCGATCCGGACGCCTGGCGGCGGACCGTGCCCATGGCTTTCGATCCCGAGGTGCGGGCCCCCGGCTACCTGCTGGTGCGGGTGACCCCGAAGGATCTGCTGGCCGAGGTGCTGGCCGGCGGCATCGACCAGGAGACAGCCTGGGAGCTGACCTACCTGCTGAACAAGATGTTCGTGGCCGACGGCATCGACATCGGTGATGCACGCCAGGTCGATGCCGGATTGCGGCGGCTCTACGCCACCCTCAACCTGGCCCTGGAATCCCTGGCGGGGCAGGATGTCGAAAAGGCGGCGCACCTCTTCAACGGCTGCTATCTCGAATATCTTTTCCGCCACGGTCATAGCCTGGTGCTGCGGCTGGCGCGGCGTGCCCGCGCCCTCGCCGCCAGCAGCATCGCCCCCTACATCGACGCCCCCTACCGGGCCCTGCTCGACGCCCTGTGTCGCCGGCGGCCGGAGTGCTGGGAAGGAGCGATCGAGGCCGGCCGCGGCGGCTTCCGGCCTTTCGCCCGCCTGGCCGAGCTGCGGCAGGTCGAGGAATGTCTCGAGCGGCTGGAGGGGCAGCGTCGCCTGTTCGAGGAGGTTCTTCCCTTCGAACTGCCACCGCCCGACGAACTCGATCTGGACGGCTGTCAGATCGACGACGCCAGCCAGATTTCCCTGTCAGTCTTCTTTCTGACGGCGCTGGCCAACCAGTTGCTGGGCGGTGATTTTCTGCCGCTGCCGCTGCCGGCGGCCGAGCTCGCCACCCTGCACGGGCTGATCAGCCGCGACGGCGAGCTCGATCCCGAGCTGCGCCGCCGGCTGGTGGAGAGGTTCGAATCCGAACTGGCGGGGGGCGGAGCCTTCGCCGACTGGTGCCTGGCGGTCTGGGATGAGGAATTCTGCAACATCGATCCGGCGGACCTCGATCCGCGCTTTGTCGGCGGCATCCTGGTCCGGCTGTCCGAGCCGGCCTGAGAGCGGAGGGGAAGGAGGAGAGGAAAGTGGATTTTCAGGTCATGCTCGACCAGGCGCTGGCGCTCTGGCAGCGCTGGCCCCTTCCCGTCGCCGTCGGCGGCGGGTTGCTGCTGTTGCTCTTCTTCTTTCGCCGCAAGCTGCTCTTTCAGCTGCTTGGCCTGCTGCTCTTTGTCGCCGGCGTCTTTCTCATCGTCCAGTATCTCGGCAAGGGGCTGGATACCGGCATCGATGCCAAAAAGAGCATGATCCACAAGACCGAAAAGGCCCTTGAATGAGCCGCCTCAGCGGTTGCCGATGGCGTAGACCAGGCGGACCTCGGCCCTGACCTGCAGCTGTTGCGGCGCGGTCACCGGCGGAGCCGTCGCCGCCAGTCTTTGGGGAGTGGTCTCCAGCGCCGCCGTGCCGCGCACCTCGATCTCGGGCGGCGGAAGCTCGTCACCGGCCCGGGCGGCGAAGGGGAGCAGGACCAGCAACGCCAGCAGGGTCGACAGCGATCGTTTCACGGCACTCCTCCTTTGTCTGTCTTCATCTCCTTTGTCTGTCTTCATCCTGATTCCGGCTTAACAGATTCCCTGCCGGCCGCAGTCAGGAGTCCGGTGAAAGCCTGCGTCCGTAGATGAGCTGTCCGCAGCGGGAGCCGTCCGGCCAGACGGCAACCTGCGGCAGCTGTCCCCAGGGCTCAAAGCCGTGTTTCTCCAGCAGGCGCTGGCTCGGCTGGTTGACGTCCATCAGAATGGCGATCAGGGTGTGAAATTCGAGGTTGCGGGCCTGGCGCATGGCTTCGGTGAGCAGCCGGGAGGCCAGCCCCCTTCCGCGAGCCGAGCGGTCGAGATAGTAGCTGACCTCGGCGACGCCCGCCAGCGCCCGGCGTCCCGGTCGCCAGGGACTGAGGCTGCACCAGCCGAGGACGCGGCCGTCGGCTTCGGCCAGCAGAATGGGATAGCGTCTGTCGAGGTGGGTTTCCAGCCAGAGGCGGCGGCTCTCCACGCTGGCCGGTTCGGTGTCGGCGGTGCAGAATTGCTCTTCCACCGCCTGGTTGTAGATGGCGACAACCGCCTGCCAGTCGTCCGGTCCGGCGCGCCGGATCAGGACGCCGGCGTCCGGTCCGGTCCGGCCGTCCGTTTTTGTTGCCGGCTGCCGCGGCGGTTCCAGGCCGAGCTGTCGGTCCTGGCAGCGGGCGAGCAGCAGCTGGCCGAGGATGGCGCCGATCAGGGCCAGCAGCATGTCCGACTGGGTGTCCCAGGCGTAGCCCTGGGTGCCGAGAAATGCCGTGGCGGCGGTGCCGGACAGTTCGGCTACCCACCATTCGATCAGCTCGTAGAAGGCGCTGAACGCCAGACAGACCGTCGTCACCAGAAAGAAGAGCCAGCCGCCGCGGCGCAGCGGCGACAGGCGCAACAGGATTTCGCGGGCGATGAGGGCCGGAACGAAGCCCTGGACTAAGTGGCCGACTTTGTCGTAGTGGTTGCGCCCCAGCTCCAGGACGTCTTTCAGCCAGTCGAACAGCGGAACCCGGGCGTAAGTGTATTTGCTGCCCACCATCAGGATGATGGCGTGCGCAAGTATCAGCCAGTAGACCAGAGGGGTAAGAGGAAAGCGGCGGCGGGTCAGGGCGATCAGGAGCAGGCCGAAGATCGCCGGCGCCGCTTCCAGCACCCAGATGTAGCGATCGTAGGGATGCCAGCCCGACCAGAACAGCACGGCGAAGAAGATCAGCAGCCAGAGCCGGACGGGGGTTGTACGGCCGTCGGGAACGGGAGGCGTGTCAGGGGTTGTGGTCGGTGTCAGGGCGGCCATGCCTGCTCTTTAGCACGTTCTAACCGCATGCACAAGCCGAAGGTGATAAAGTGGAACAAAGAGCGCCGACCGGGGGGCAGGCGCCGAAGGAGCGACCATGAAGAACATCTTGCGACTCGCCTTGCTGCTGCTGGCGTTCTCGCCGCCGGCCCTG
This region of Geothermobacter ehrlichii genomic DNA includes:
- a CDS encoding ABC transporter ATP-binding protein, with the translated sequence MPLIELDKVGKTYRSGNRNVPAVVDFSTRIEAGEFTVLAGPSGSGKTTLLNLIGCLDQPTSGRVLIDGQDVGSQSTAKLADFRRDHIGFIFQSYNLIPVLTALENAEFTLMLQGVSPAERRRRVMEIFERLGIAGLENRRPDDLSGGQQQRVAVARAIAARPSLVLADEPTANLDSTNSRELLELMRQLNREDGMTFVFSSHDPQVIERARRVITLRDGRLIEDRRRP
- a CDS encoding ABC transporter permease — translated: MLLATAYRNLWRNRRRTQLTLSAMILSSSLLILALGIFSGMLDDMLASATEQYHGHVVISARGYQDSHDLYATLDPVPLLEILRRRPEILGFSPRLRGFGLASGAKASRPVELLGVDPGAEVRVTTLSHQLEQGAPLNAGGTGQALIGRGLAEKLGLKVGDSLVLFTQAADGSLANDLLRITGIFATGDSRRDNNLVLCQLAWLQNFLVLPGRVHEISLRIADPLEAEKTAAALRTLVDPELEILDWGRLLPEMREAVASFDVSRMIIVLILYAATALGILNTFFMSVLERSREFGILSALGMRPRRILSLILLEAGLLGLIGLAGGTALGLLLTWPMAAVGIDLSATLTAVTYGGGTILPRLHAEFVAANFWLPALSLFLVSLAAGLPPARRAARLKPVEALRHD
- a CDS encoding outer membrane lipoprotein-sorting protein gives rise to the protein MTRSIQLLLFLLLLVPPTASAMDMRQLIREVEDQYMGVSSEAIMVMQVRTAHWTRTTEMHAWSLGRDHFLVRILAPAKERDVATLKIGREVWNYLPKVDRTIRIPPSMMGGSWMGSHITNNDLVKAAHIDEDYDFRLLAEDAQTWTIEGLPKPNAAVIWGRIVYRVEKKRRVPVQIDYFDEEGVRVRSIGFDRVTKIGNRQIPLRMRVQPLDQPDEQTVLEYRKLRFDVDIDRTFFSRRQLRMP
- a CDS encoding GNAT family N-acetyltransferase; the protein is MAALTPTTTPDTPPVPDGRTTPVRLWLLIFFAVLFWSGWHPYDRYIWVLEAAPAIFGLLLIALTRRRFPLTPLVYWLILAHAIILMVGSKYTYARVPLFDWLKDVLELGRNHYDKVGHLVQGFVPALIAREILLRLSPLRRGGWLFFLVTTVCLAFSAFYELIEWWVAELSGTAATAFLGTQGYAWDTQSDMLLALIGAILGQLLLARCQDRQLGLEPPRQPATKTDGRTGPDAGVLIRRAGPDDWQAVVAIYNQAVEEQFCTADTEPASVESRRLWLETHLDRRYPILLAEADGRVLGWCSLSPWRPGRRALAGVAEVSYYLDRSARGRGLASRLLTEAMRQARNLEFHTLIAILMDVNQPSQRLLEKHGFEPWGQLPQVAVWPDGSRCGQLIYGRRLSPDS
- a CDS encoding ABC transporter permease, coding for MTDLKRAPLLHLAWKNIWRNRRRTLITLAAVALSVTLVQAFHNLSHGVYRQMIDNGVRAGSGHLAIYHRGYLQSRDERLLWSPKRLPADIAALPGVTAVLPRIYLAGLAQSSRESRGIVLTGVDPAAERAVNPFLKQRIAGEPFSRADSRKVIIGERLLRELKLKPGQKLVITVQRTDGELASELFRVGAVIRTGLREIDGSLVMAGRERVANLAGQPGTIHELAVILDTAERDRQVAPAVASLLEGRNELGLVPWDLAMPNLANAIKLDYASQKFIFLIILLIVAIGVVNTQLMSVMERQREFGVLLAIGSSPARLRRLVLFEGLLLGGFAGLVGSLLGALATLYLAEIGIDLRRFLPENLEFGGVVFDPVLRATWDFGYMLRIAVYVVVLSLLAGLYPAHRAGRIRPAEAMRKV
- a CDS encoding DUF6178 family protein, yielding MTGKNETTRRVGHLALLRKPSRLTAKEYNALPFEERLALVQEASGKRKYDLIIDAADAPAIVERLPLQEIYLLARELGPEDMTELLALATPEQVTGLIDLDCWTQDRLNGKDALAWLAALAEAGDEQVLRVLTGMDFELLALMVGKWVRVTYTPDDIEDEEERKALIARDGGYGIEYRDSETAKQVGYLLNLLFRHDPAVYWRLMETVRGEPESALEEDVFRWRNGRLLDQGFPEPFEAQVIYAWLDPDRADPDAWRRTVPMAFDPEVRAPGYLLVRVTPKDLLAEVLAGGIDQETAWELTYLLNKMFVADGIDIGDARQVDAGLRRLYATLNLALESLAGQDVEKAAHLFNGCYLEYLFRHGHSLVLRLARRARALAASSIAPYIDAPYRALLDALCRRRPECWEGAIEAGRGGFRPFARLAELRQVEECLERLEGQRRLFEEVLPFELPPPDELDLDGCQIDDASQISLSVFFLTALANQLLGGDFLPLPLPAAELATLHGLISRDGELDPELRRRLVERFESELAGGGAFADWCLAVWDEEFCNIDPADLDPRFVGGILVRLSEPA
- a CDS encoding ethylbenzene dehydrogenase-related protein — protein: MFRQALLLLTGSLLLCSQTALAAQTVTAVTVDTAPVVDGRADDPAWRAAPEIKIHDQVADTDIRLKSVTCGDMIYFLVRFADDQPNELHKPWVWDSDLEAYMLGPQREDSFVFKWNLEDHPVDLSNFSDDNYRADVWYWKANRTNPAGYADDKHHVLSVKAAPKAKAITSKSGTQKFLQRLGDEGTSTTKKRILTRYEGDIQPQYQIRQPNGSRADVRAKGIWADGTWTIEFARKLQTGHADDVQFDKGGKYLFGVSIYGLYGKPVDKSKPHLYGQGRISEPLTLVFK